Proteins co-encoded in one Aspergillus luchuensis IFO 4308 DNA, chromosome 6, nearly complete sequence genomic window:
- a CDS encoding uncharacterized protein (COG:Q;~EggNog:ENOG410PHH6;~InterPro:IPR001128,IPR002401,IPR036396;~PFAM:PF00067;~go_function: GO:0005506 - iron ion binding [Evidence IEA];~go_function: GO:0016705 - oxidoreductase activity, acting on paired donors, with incorporation or reduction of molecular oxygen [Evidence IEA];~go_function: GO:0020037 - heme binding [Evidence IEA];~go_process: GO:0055114 - oxidation-reduction process [Evidence IEA]) codes for MKIHQDVHQIHQQYGDYVRVGPMEVSIIDPAALNPLYGHSLETAKGPCYILMEPLDGLVFTRDKKEHALRRKIVDQSLSSKALVIYEPVIAKCTEQLLQIIESRSGNPLNITDWLKRYSFEIMGHLIFGRPFNTISEEGGDTFLLDSIHSDTVMMGYLRHMPWIPALLIKTPFFRKTNTRFWTWLETNFRHRTENGSQNPDIFSWLLSAHEKSPKTRLDTYKLHGLGYSILLAGSDTSFSAATNVFFNLARDRALAHNLQQALDDVPDMSEHNLRKIVLLNAVIYETLRLCPPAAAGVQRITPKEGIRIGENYIPGNVLVQIPIYSIHRDERSFERPEEFLPERWTTRPELNAGNRVLETWWGLVLLLKKPQRIKKPALWHLIRLSGVELKFPSSSLPRVATASPTISSKVLQRLSGFPKGSREVLIILGTSVLLKPAAHWVYSYFFAGRYSPVEGYTA; via the exons ATGAAAATCCACCAGGATGTCCATCAAATTCACCAACAGTATGGGGACTACGTGAGAGTCG GTCCCATGGAAGTTTCTATCATTGACCCTGCGGCATTGAACCCTCTGTATGGTCATTCTTTAGAGACAGCTAAAGGACCTTGTTACATATTGATGGAGCCCCTGGATGGCCTTGTCTTTACTCGTGATAAGAAAGAACATGCCCTTCGCCGGAAGATTGTGGATCAAAGTCTTAGCAGCAAAG CTCTCGTGATATACGAGCCAGTGATAGCCAAATGCACCGAGCAGCTGTTGCAGATAATTGAGAGCCGATCGGGTAATCCACTTAACATAACTGACTGGCTAAAGCGGTACAGTTTCGAAATCATGGGCCATCTTATCTTCGGTAGACCGTTCAATACAATTTCCGAGGAAGGGGGAGATACCTTTCTACTGGATTCTATTCATTCTGACACGGTTATGATGGGATATTTGAGACATATGCCCTGGATACCAGCCCTCCTGATCAAGACACCCTTTTTTCGAAAGACGAACACGCGATTCTGGACATGGCTCGAGACTAACTTTAGGCATAGAACAGAG AACGGATCACAGAATCCTGACATCTTTTCCTGGCTCCTCAGTGCACATGAAAAGAGTCCAAAGACAAGGCTAGATACCTACAAGCTACATGGTCTAGGGTACTCTATCCTACTCGCTGGAAG CGATACGTCATTCTCCGCGGCTACAAACGTTTTCTTCAACCTAGCGCGCGATCGCGCACTTGCACACAATTTGCAGCAAGCATTGGACGATGTTCCCGACATGAGCGAGCATAACCTGCGGAAAATAGTTCTTCTGAACGCCGTAATCTATGAGACGCTTCGCTTATGTCCGCCCGCTGCCGCGGGGGTTCAACGCATTACCCCCAAGGAAGGCATCCGCATAGGGGAAAACTATATTCCCGGCAACGTTCTCGTCCAAATCCCTATATACTCCATCCATAGAG ATGAACGCTCATTTGAGCGGCCTGAAGAATTCCTCCCCGAGCGTTGGACTACAAGACCTGAGCTAAATGCAGGAAACCGGGTTTTGGAAACTTGGTGGGGCTTGGTCCTTCTCTTAAAGAAGCCACAACGCATAAAGAAGCCAGCGTTGTGGCATCTAATAAGGCTTTCGGGGGTAGAGCTGAAGTTCCCGTCGTCATCTCTACCACGAGTTGCAACTGCTTCCCCCACAATATCTAGCAAGGTCCTGCAAAGGCTTTCGGGGTTTCCCAAGGGATCCCGGGAGGTTCTCATAATCCTTGGGACATCAGTGTTGCTAAAGCCTGCAGCACACTGGGTTTACTCGTACTTCTTTGCAGGTCGGTATTCACCAGTGGAGGGTTACACAGCTTAG
- a CDS encoding phosphotransferase family protein (COG:S;~EggNog:ENOG410PVQT;~InterPro:IPR011009,IPR002575;~PFAM:PF01636): protein MADGKEVLARIPNPNAGHPHYVVASEVATLDFLRASLEIPVPQVLSWSSSSQTNPVAAEYIIMEKAQGQQLSEVWDNMSEAQRFRLVRNLVHIERRLMKAKFTLHGSLYYRETFPQGRSIAALPGLDDDIRSKYVIGPTTHRSFWEEEVENLDINRGPWESAMGYLSAVANREIVRIRHGHSNSNHTTVPLGMTPKRRKEHVQLLEKFLAVLPHILPSDSTHSPVLLHHDLHVDNIFVDGHDPTQITSIIDWQAVHIAPLFLTAKFPSIFNCDDDYIWGALQPKLPTAFDVLSTIEKKEAE from the exons ATGGCGGATGGTAAGGAGGTCTTGGCCAGAATTCCCAACCCGAACGCCGGTCATCCTCATTATGTTGTTGCTAGTGAAGTAGCAACTCTTGATTTC TTGCGAGCCAGTCTCGAGATACCTGTTCCCCAGGTTCTCTCGTGGAGTTCTTCGTCACAAACTAACCCAGTTGCTGCGGAATATATCATCATGGAAAAGGCACAGGGGCAGCAACTCAGCGAGGTCTGGGATAATATGTCTGAGGCTCAACGCTTCCGCCTGGTGAGGAACCTGGTGCATATTGAACGCAGATTGATGAAAGCGAAATTTACCCTACATGGCAGCTTGTATTATCGGGAAACATTCCCGCAGGGAAGGAGCATTGCTGCTCTACCAGGCCTAGATGATGATATCCGATCCAAATATGTAATCGGCCCGACAACTCATCGGTCcttctgggaagaagaagtggaaaatctagatattaacaGAGGCCCCT GGGAATCGGCCATGGGGTATCTTTCTGCCGTTGCAAACCGTGAGATTGTTCGTATACGGCATGGacacagcaacagcaaccatACCACTGTACCTTTGGGGATGACACCAAAGCGACGAAAAGAACATGTACAGCTCCTTGAGAAATTCCTAGCTGTGCTCCCTCACATACTACCGTCAGATAGCACCCATTCCCCTGTCCTGCTGCACCATGACCTTCATGTGGATAACATATTTGTCGACGGACATGATCCAACTCAGATCACAAGCATAATTGATTGGCAAGCAGTACACATAGCGCCCCTATTCCTCACGGCGAAATTCCCCTCGATATTCAATTGTGATGACGATTATATATGGGGTGCTCTCCAGCCTAAACTACCTACAGCTTTTGACGTGCTCTCGACcatcgaaaagaaagaagccgaaTAG
- a CDS encoding uncharacterized protein (COG:S;~EggNog:ENOG410PVQT) produces the protein MDQMRDDNDPTSFIFHIVSRTSKDGPIPLRELLIQVYKKWDGIMAQRGLTSLCPIYFSRKEIEQSRQQAEAWAAAFSQYDNLRAQISGEEGWVSHDDYEEATKRWKENEKTLQALRKQLEALV, from the coding sequence ATGGACCAAATGAGAGACGATAACGACCCCACTAGCTTTATATTTCACATTGTCAGTCGAACTTCCAAAGACGGGCCAATACCGTTAAGAGAGCTGTTGATACAGGTATATAAAAAGTGGGACGGAATCATGGCACAGCGAGGTTTAACAAGCCTATGCCCCATTTACTTTTCAAGGAAGGAGATTGAGCAAAGCCGGCAGCAGGCAGAGGCATGGGCGGCCGCGTTCAGTCAATATGATAATTTGAGAGCTCAAATaagtggtgaagaaggatgggtcTCACATGATGACTACGAAGAGGCCACGAAAAGGTGGAAGGAGAACGAGAAAACATTGCAAGCTTTGCGAAAGCAATTGGAAGCGTTGGTGTAA
- a CDS encoding uncharacterized protein (COG:S;~EggNog:ENOG410PUVU;~InterPro:IPR011042;~SECRETED:SignalP(1-26);~antiSMASH:Cluster_6.2), with product MLFPILGGLLPLSLGIVSSVLSAAAAESTPSPEPIEVVQLPLPPVVPTDDVGACTRRVNPHGTGCMGKTSLMQGGNFSPDGNYVWASLNFTGAPAAPDPASIYTGVQLIMVSTNGTNFSTGDPWKCVTCGVPENNKVGSTSLSDYPQTFADGRRAMAGTNIIECRVGQLASDECTPDQIYIYPIRMSNKADDSGSGASIRELRLHPDNVHLGFNSYSTTSSGQLNENGYFGRLHFNESPTTGSPRSARYDVVNVTVLVSPNGLQPYSVTGDRLYINREAITVGEFRGFTGRGNEVLYIGSPWESCNVDLFAVDLTSGRVRRVTTHPGYVDPVGDSPDGRWQVILDTRGTDRMEFLSGMRAIPPVTDLITIATVSSVRNNGVRRYFQPWLLDAQGDHDPNYYGQQVNADGNGQPGSVNDPNWNAGADPRWSPDGTRIMYWQKMVIPPACGGTNPLPCPISTEPGGRTTRLMMARLTSRQPYHTDPVHPVSDTIPWGLPYTPGNTSIPEVLNVPPGNFTLHGLYSGLAHVVLQKSKATSAINFISATYHNYSDDGLHYINGYESVAATMVSYSSTRLDWYSNLTGTGVSSSTKITSPDGFHVVDDAMTNIFHANGTLVTTVDGVVYKQPLNEA from the coding sequence ATGCTGTTCCCCATCCTTGGagggcttcttcctctctcgctGGGAATCGTATCGTCAGTCCTATCCGCCGCAGCTGCTGAATCAACTCCGTCACCCGAGCCAATCGAAGTCGTTCAACTGCCACTACCACCAGTCGTGCCCACAGACGATGTCGGTGCCTGTACCCGCCGAGTTAACCCTCATGGCACTGGATGCATGGGGAAAACGTCTCTCATGCAAGGGGGCAACTTCTCCCCGGACGGAAATTACGTCTGGGCCAGCCTTAATTTCACCGGTGCCCCAGCCGCACCAGACCCAGCAAGCATCTACACGGGAGTCCAGTTGATCATGGTCAGCACGAATGGGACCAACTTCTCCACTGGCGACCCATGGAAGTGTGTGACCTGTGGTGTACCGGAAAACAACAAAGTGGGCAGTACATCCTTGAGCGATTACCCTCAGACTTTCGCCGACGGTCGACGCGCAATGGCTGGAACCAACATCATCGAATGTCGAGTGGGACAATTGGCAAGTGATGAGTGCACTCCAGACCAGATATACATCTATCCTATTCGAATGAGCAACAAAGCCGATGATTCCGGGTCGGGAGCCAGCATCCGCGAGCTACGCTTGCACCCCGACAACGTTCACCTTGGTTTCAACTCATACAGCACCACCTCATCTGGTCAGCTGAATGAGAATGGATATTTCGGCCGACTGCACTTCAACGAGTCCCCTACTACAGGGTCTCCTCGCAGTGCTCGATATGACGTCGTGAATGTGACTGTTCTCGTTTCCCCGAACGGACTACAACCGTACAGCGTCACAGGCGATCGACTTTACATTAACCGGGAGGCTATAACCGTGGGAGAGTTCCGAGGATTCACAGGCCGCGGTAACGAAGTCCTGTATATAGGTAGTCCTTGGGAATCCTGCAATGTCGATCTCTTTGCCGTTGACTTGACTAGTGGTCGCGTCCGCCGTGTTACCACGCACCCTGGCTACGTTGACCCTGTGGGTGATTCCCCAGATGGCCGATGGCAGGTCATCTTGGACACCCGTGGCACGGACCGCATGGAATTTTTGTCGGGGATGCGTGCTATTCCTCCTGTGACGGACCTGATTACAATCGCTACAGTTTCTTCGGTGCGTAACAATGGGGTTCGACGCTACTTCCAACCTTGGCTGCTGGACGCTCAGGGTGACCACGATCCCAATTACTACGGCCAACAAGTCAATGCCGATGGAAACGGACAGCCTGGCAGCGTTAATGACCCCAACTGGAATGCTGGAGCAGATCCCCGGTGGTCCCCTGATGGCACTCGGATCATGTACTGGCAGAAGATGGTCATACCTCCTGCTTGTGGCGGTACCAACCCGCTACCATGCCCCATATCCACTGAGCCTGGTGGCCGAACCACGCGTCTGATGATGGCGCGACTCACCAGTCGGCAGCCTTACCATACTGACCCTGTGCATCCTGTTTCCGATACCATACCATGGGGACTGCCATATACCCCAGGCAACACCAGCATTCCTGAGGTCTTGAATGTGCCTCCGGGCAACTTTACGCTCCATGGACTCTATTCGGGACTGGCCCATGTTGTCCTCCAAAAGAGCAAGGCCACTTCCGCTATCAACTTTATTTCGGCCACCTACCATAACTACTCTGATGATGGCCTTCATTATATAAATGGATATGAGTCGGTGGCCGCCACTATGGTGTCCTATTCATCTACCCGCCTCGACTGGTATTCCAACCTTACCGGAACTGGAGTTTCGTCTAGTACGAAGATAACCAGCCCTGATGGATTTCACGTGGTTGACGATGCCATGACTAATATCTTCCACGCCAATGGGACCCTGGTTACTACCGTCGATGGGGTAGTATATAAGCAGCCATTGAATGAGGCGTAA
- a CDS encoding uncharacterized protein (antiSMASH:Cluster_6.2), whose amino-acid sequence MQSVNDLLPTLIAQSMVYIRCVSKHWHNFPARVSITRYERSHRALSSNRPKTALQKHRRKPLHSIISRPLIRWVKDIRHSFANPKSKGLQLQSLFETFQSLSWP is encoded by the exons ATGCAGAGCGTCAATGACCTGCTTCCGACGCTTATTGCGCAGAGCATGGTGTATA TTCGATGTGTTAGCAAACATTGGCACAACTTCCCCGCCCGTGTCTCAATAACAAGGTATGAGAGATCTCACCGTGCACTATCTTCCAACCGCCCCAAAACTGCCCTTCAGAAACATCGTCGCAAACCCCTTCACTCCATTATCTCTCGCCCCCTTATACGGTGGGTAAAAGATATCCGTCATTCCTTCGCCAATCCCAAAAGCAAAGGACTTCAGCTCCAGTCATTGTTCGAAACTTTCCAGTCCTTGTCTTGGCCGTAA
- a CDS encoding SDR family oxidoreductase (COG:Q;~EggNog:ENOG410PNVS;~InterPro:IPR036291,IPR002347;~PFAM:PF08659,PF00106,PF13561;~SMCOG1001:short-chain dehydrogenase/reductase SDR;~antiSMASH:Cluster_6.2;~go_process: GO:0055114 - oxidation-reduction process [Evidence IEA]): MASYLITGASRGIGLATARTLASKPASEVSVIFAAARTQTDDLKRLVAQSPGRVHHVSMDVENKDSIQTAVATVESVLLGKGLDVLINNAGIMPSTRGGIENMDNLDSVFHTNVTSAHMVTSAFLPLLKKGNQKKVVNISTTLGSITMAPRFALFPVPAYKVSKAALNMLTVQYAQSFADQGFTFLAISPGWVKTDLGGERADITAEQSVKGLLDIIVPATQEDNGKFFNIRVPGWEQAEGLNQYDGAVVPW, from the exons ATGGCATCCTACCTGATTACAGGCGCTTCCCGTGGCATTGGCCTTGCCACAGCCCGTACACTGGCCTCCAAACCCGCCAGCGAAGTCTCCGTCATCTTTGCAGCGGCACGTACCCAGACCGATGATCTAAAACGTCTCGTGGCGCAGTCCCCGGGGCGAGTTCATCATGTATCCATGGATGTCGAAAACAAGGATAGTATACAAACCGCGGTTGCGACCGTTGAAAGTGTACTGTTGGGGAAGGGCCTTGATGTCCTGATTAACAATGCCGGTATCATGCCCTCAACCCGGGGCGGCATTGAAAATAT GGACAATTTGGACTCCGTCTTTCACACCAATGTCACCAGTGCCCATATGGTGACAAGTGCCTTCTTACCACTCCTTAAGAAAGGAAACCAGAAGAAAGTGGTGAACAT CTCGACAACACTTGGCTCAATCACAATGGCACCCAGGTTCGCACTGTTTCCGGTGCCAGCTTACAAAGTTAGTAAAGCAGCGCTGAATATGCTTACCGTGCAATACGCGCAGTCTTTCGCGGATCAAGGATTCACGTTCCTTGCAATCTCGCCGGGT TGGGTGAAGACAGACcttgggggagagagggcgGATATAACAGCTGAACAGAGTGTAAAAGGTCTGTTGGATATCATAGTGCCTGCAACCCAAGAAGATAACGGGAAGTTCTTCAATATTCGAGTTCCCGGATGGGAGCAGGCAGAGGGATTGAACCAATATGATGGAGCAGTGGTGCCGTGGTAG
- a CDS encoding uncharacterized protein (COG:Q;~EggNog:ENOG410PVPB;~InterPro:IPR013149,IPR036291;~PFAM:PF00107;~SMCOG1040:alcohol dehydrogenase;~antiSMASH:Cluster_6.2;~go_process: GO:0055114 - oxidation-reduction process [Evidence IEA]), producing the protein MSDPDRGCLGFKTIWNANALIPIPEGLHSGDAAALMCGGATVWTVLSRYGMQPGDRVGVLGIGGMGHLAIKMAAAMGYHVVAFSGSGSKKADCLAFGAKEYYLTNGESMEDMEPLKHLLLCGSSSEDYTFILSLLAVHGTVYPLTVSLQPATIRTIMLINKGLRIQGSLVASREDLAKMLQFCADKGVRPATSNFSLTSTEEVNQAMESLQRNTVRYKALLVADENLLKL; encoded by the exons ATGTCTGACCCTGACCGCGGTTGCCTCGGCTTCAAAACTATCTGGAACGCGAACGCCCTTATACCCATTCCAGAGGGGCTACACTCTGGTGATGCTGCGGCACTGATGTGTGGGGGTGCTACTGTCTGGACTGTGCTTAGTCGTTACGGAATGCAGCCTGGGGATCGAGTTGGAGTATTAGGCATCGGCGGCATGGGGCATCTGGCCATCAAAATGGCAGCTGCGATGGGATATCATGTTGTTGCTTTCTCCGGATCGGGGTCCAAGAAGGCGGACTGCTTAGCCTTCGGGGCTAAGGAATACTATCTGACTAACGGCGAATCAATGGAAG ATATGGAGCCACTGAAGCACCTTCTCTTGTGCGGTTCCAGCTCGGAAGATTATACGTT cattctttctcttctggcGGTACATGGAACAGTGTATCCATTGACAGTCTCTCTTCAACCGGCTACCATTCGAACGATCATGCTGATCAACAAGGGCCTTCGAATCCAAGGTTCTTTGGTCGCATCCCGTGAGGACCTAGCCAAGATGCTGCAGTTTTGTGCGGACAAGGGAGTGCGACCTGCTACAAGCAATTTTAGCCTTACTTCTACAGAGGAGGTCAACCAGGCCATGGAAAGCCTGCAGCGTAACACGGTTCGCTACAAGGCATTGCTTGTCGCAGATGAAAATCTACTGAAGCTCTGA
- a CDS encoding putative NRPS-like protein biosynthetic cluster (COG:I;~EggNog:ENOG410PGS7;~InterPro:IPR042099,IPR000873,IPR025110;~PFAM:PF13193;~SMCOG1002:AMP-dependent synthetase and ligase;~antiSMASH:Cluster_6.2): protein MRDMEVLMLPSFTMESMLDTITKHQITEVPIVPPMIVRLLNDPKVAQYDLSHVKTFSSGAAPIATELLRQLEKAYPGTGLKQSYGMTETCGALTTHSLNEEGYKYAHTVGTIMANTELRIVDTMTSFPLGYNAQGEIHARGPQIAMGYLGNDEATNETFPPDGWLRTGDVGFIDSEGFLTITDRIKNMIKVKGIGVSPVELEDSLLQHPAVADAAVVGIHEEYSGQRPKAYVVMKGTSDDGATGEISWRVVGQELMELIRSQKVRHKWLSEVEFIDAIPKVPSGKILRRELLERAEAGGMQQRRIVREIQSRGKL from the coding sequence ATGCGTGATATGGAGGTATTGATGCTGCCGTCATTTACCATGGAATCCATGCTAGACACCATTACGAAGCACCAAATCACGGAAGTGCCAATTGTACCACCCATGATTGTTCGACTTCTTAATGATCCAAAAGTGGCGCAGTATGATCTTTCCCATGTTAAAACATTCTCTTCAGGTGCAGCGCCAATTGCAACAGAGTTACTTCGGCAGCTAGAAAAAGCTTATCCCGGAACTGGCCTGAAACAAAGCTACGGGATGACGGAGACTTGTGGCGCCTTAACAACCCATTCCCTTAATGAAGAGGGATACAAGTATGCGCATACTGTTGGTACCATCATGGCTAATACAGAGCTGCGGATTGTTGATACAATGACATCATTTCCCTTGGGCTATAATGCACAGGGAGAAATCCACGCCAGAGGCCCGCAAATAGCCATGGGATATTTAGGTAACGATGAGGCTACTAACGAGACCTTTCCTCCAGATGGTTGGCTACGCACCGGTGACGTTGGCTTCATTGACAGCGAAGGATTTCTGACCATCACCGATAGGATCAAAAATATGATTAAAGTGAAAGGCATAGGTGTGTCTCCTGTAGAGTTAGAGGATAGCTTGTTGCAGCACCCGGCTGTAGCGGATGCAGCGGTTGTAGGTATTCACGAGGAATACTCGGGACAAAGACCGAAGGCATATGTGGTGATGAAGGGAACATCTGACGATGGAGCAACTGGGGAGATTTCTTGGCGCGTTGTGGGTCAGGAGCTGATGGAGCTGATCCGGTCTCAGAAAGTGCGTCACAAGTGGCTGTCGGAAGTTGAATTCATAGATGCCATTCCAAAAGTGCCCAGTGGTAAAATACTCCGCAGGGAGCTTCTCGAGCGCGCAGAAGCAGGAGGCATGCAGCAGAGAAGGATTGTTCGGGAAATTCAGTCAAGGGGGAAGCTGTAA
- a CDS encoding uncharacterized protein (COG:Q;~EggNog:ENOG410PIFN;~InterPro:IPR004294;~antiSMASH:Cluster_6.2;~go_function: GO:0016702 - oxidoreductase activity, acting on single donors with incorporation of molecular oxygen, incorporation of two atoms of oxygen [Evidence IEA];~go_process: GO:0055114 - oxidation-reduction process [Evidence IEA]), with product MSATKYVYGCSMREGNFATTHNSCFKIDSLVKVNVESILRKGLDNPPSQVHGCVDTRSIHEIINSEDPHDPIKVFALPPRHYAQECSFVPRKDGVSEDDGWLVTYVFDESWLDDRGDPLPDAHSELWIIDAVSMKEVVGRVVLPQRVPYGMHGSWFSEEEILNQRGVHHYRNE from the coding sequence ATGAGTGCAACGAAGTATGTCTACGGCTGTTCGATGAGGGAAGGAAATTTTGCGACCACGCATAACAGCTGCTTCAAGATAGATAGCCTGGTTAAGGTCAACGTGGAGTCAATCCTCCGCAAGGGGCTTGACAATCCACCGTCCCAGGTTCATGGATGTGTTGATACTCGTTCTATCCATGAGATCATCAACTCCGAGGATCCTCATGACCCCATCAAAGTTTTTGCTCTGCCTCCGAGGCATTACGCACAGGAATGCTCGTTCGTGCCTCGCAAGGATGGTGTCtctgaggatgatggatggctcGTTACGTATGTTTTTGACGAATCTTGGCTGGATGACCGCGGAGATCCTCTGCCGGACGCACATAGTGAGTTATGGATCATTGATGCGGTGAGCATGAAGGAAGTCGTTGGCCGGGTGGTCTTGCCACAACGGGTTCCGTACGGAATGCATGGAAGTTGGTtctcggaagaagagatcttGAACCAAAGAGGGGTACATCATTATCGCAATGAGTAG
- a CDS encoding uncharacterized protein (COG:Q;~EggNog:ENOG410PIFN;~InterPro:IPR004294;~antiSMASH:Cluster_6.2;~go_function: GO:0016702 - oxidoreductase activity, acting on single donors with incorporation of molecular oxygen, incorporation of two atoms of oxygen [Evidence IEA];~go_process: GO:0055114 - oxidation-reduction process [Evidence IEA]) yields MNRYLLGNFAPIQTTVSDITCVVKGSIPEEFHGGQYVRNGSNPLKDDTKHDIHWFDGDGMLTGVFFKRDLDTPRVQPVFSNQYIETDVYSARKKSPWIYPVIPGMNTMIDPRTSSIKIAMSLVRTAAIVTASICGWIARPIKRIGTANTSLFHHDGRVLATNEIGPPMRVFLPSLKTVGWFTGSQAEGESDQEDSSKPYFGAPGLEGVYKEMTTAHVWNLGRPRSLFLGI; encoded by the coding sequence ATGAATAGGTATCTCCTCGGAAACTTTGCGCCCATCCAGACCACGGTGTCTGACATTACCTGTGTTGTGAAGGGCTCAATACCCGAAGAGTTCCACGGTGGTCAATACGTTCGGAATGGAAGTAACCCGCTTAAAGATGACACAAAGCACGATATCCACTGGTTCGACGGCGATGGCATGCTCACTGGCGTCTTCTTCAAGCGGGATCTAGATACACCAAGAGTCCAGCCGGTTTTCTCTAATCAGTATATCGAGACAGATGTTTACAGTGCCCGTAAAAAGTCCCCATGGATCTACCCCGTCATTCCTGGTATGAACACCATGATTGATCCCAGAACATCATCGATCAAAATAGCAATGAGCCTCGTACGCACAGCAGCGATAGTAACTGCATCGATCTGTGGTTGGATCGCCCGTCCAATTAAAAGAATAGGTACTGCCAATACAAGCCTCTTTCATCACGATGGCCGAGTCCTTGCCACTAATGAAATCGGGCCTCCCATGCGggtttttcttccctctttgaAAACCGTTGGCTGGTTTACCGGAAGCCAGGCTGAAGGCGAGTCAGATCAGGAGGATTCATCGAAACCCTATTTCGGTGCTCCTGGTCTTGAAGGGGTGTACAAAGAAATGACTACGGCTCATGTATGGAATCTAGGCCGACCCAGAAGCTTATTTCTTGGAATCTGA